A window from Primulina huaijiensis isolate GDHJ02 chromosome 13, ASM1229523v2, whole genome shotgun sequence encodes these proteins:
- the LOC140991838 gene encoding BRCA1-associated RING domain protein 1-like isoform X2: MSDPRKAAGSLNPLVFNFRKLGLELKCPFCLNLLRKPTLLPCNHIFCNVCIPKSSQFTADCPSCQQQFTDQEIRPAPYVDNFVAIYKNLDAAFSSTLLPMFSADMRTPILISNSAGQLRKELSEIAPKNKHSGTSLEDELDLMKKIETCGVSKDGNCEKFDRKFECRLAPKSDQKSPLHRCPMEKNVANFRSVSEESEMNHAPELTPGSSPSDGGNKYKEDCNTDPGSGNGFTEKSAAKSCAKDALVTLSGEVDNKTDPMDTFHKKEIKRQKKLYCGSSDEVTRSREYNKDYTVLDVASYMDGSTCAFCHSSKITDGSGPMQHCGDGKEVARGETTLSKVIAAHRKCVEWSPKVYYVGESIKNLESELERAAKLKCSSCGVKGAALGCFAKSCCRSYHVPCAVEIPDCRWNCDEFLMLCPAHKSMKFPSEKSNSRKRERGENQSLSTQRSIEQSFWSLDSLSPSGPQQWVLCGSALSSEEKHMMIKFASIFGAEVSKSWNSNVTHMIVATNEKGACSRTFKVLMAILNGRWVLNIDWVKSCMEAKYPVDEENYEVELDNRGVLDGPRTGRLRTLNNAPKLFDGLRFYFLGDFVPAYKSGLLALVIDGGGTVIESLELIAAQRDSPEIVSRCLVVYNAQDEANTRTAEAGDLAKDNDARAIPHTWILESIAAHRLLS, from the exons ATGTCGGATCCTCGGAAAGCCGCGGGGTCTTTGAATCCGTTGGTTTTTAATTTCCGGAAGCTTGGTCTTGAGCTCAAATGCCCTTTCTG TTTGAATTTGCTGAGGAAGCCGACGTTGCTTCCATGCAATCATATTTTCTGCAA TGTTTGTATCCCCAAGTCTAGCCAGTTCACTGCTGACTGTCCCTCATGCCAGCAACAATTCACGGATCAAG AAATAAGGCCAGCTCCTTACGTGGATAATTTTGTTGCCATTTATAAGAATTTGGATGCTGCTTTCAGCTCTACCTTGTTGCCAATGTTTTCTGCCG ATATGAGAACTCCgattttaatatcaaattctgCAGGCCAATTGAGGAAGGAACTCAGTGAAATTGCTCCAAAAAATAAGCACTCTGGTACTTCGTTGGAAGATGAGCTTgatttgatgaaaaaaattgaaacatgtGGAGTATCAAAGGATGGTAATTGTGAGAAATTTGATAGGAAATTTGAATGTAGACTGGCACCGAAATCAGATCAGAAATCTCCATTGCATCGATGTCCAATGGAGAAAAATGTGGCAAATTTTCGCTCTGTATCTGAAGAATCAGAAATGAATCATGCCCCAGAATTAACTCCAGGAAGCTCACCCTCTGATGGTGGTAACAAATATAAGGAAGATTGCAACACCGATCCAGGCAGTGGAAATGGG TTTACAGAAAAATCTGCAGCCAAGAGTTGTGCCAAAGATGCTCTGGTTACACTTTCTGGTGAAGTGGATAATAAAACTGATCCAATGGACACATTTCATAAAAAGGAAATTAAGAGACAAAAGAAGCTATATTGTGGTTCGTCTGATGAAGTTACTCGGAGTCGTGAGTATAACAAAGATTACACAGTACTTGATGTTGCATCATACATGGATGGAAGCACTTGTGCGTTTTGCCATTCATCTAAGATAACAGAT GGTAGTGGACCTATGCAACATTGTGGAGATGGAAAGGAAGTTGCAAGAGGTGAAACTACTCTTTCTAAGGTCATCGCTGCCCACCGTAAATGCGTAGAATG GTCCCCTAAAGTCTATTATGTTGGAGAATCTATTAAAAATTTGGAATCTGAATTGGAGAGAGCTGCTAAGCTCAAGTGCAGCAGCTGTGGTGTAAAGGGAGCTGCACTTGGGTGCTTTGCAAAATCGTGTTGTAGGAGTTACCATGTTCCATGTGCAGTCGAAATACCAGATTGCAGATGGAATTGT GATGAGTTTTTAATGTTATGCCCAGCTCACAAATCTATGAAATTTccgagtgaaaagtccaactCTAGAAAGCGTGAACGTGGAGAAAACCAATCCTTGTCCACTCAAAG ATCCATTGAACAATCCTTTTGGTCACTTGACTCACTTTCTCCTAGTGGACCTCAACAATGGGTTCTTTGTGGATCTGCTCTGTCCTCTGAAGAGAAG CATATGATGATCAAGTTTGCCTCGATTTTTGGCGCTGAAGTTTCCAAGTCCTGGAATTCAAATGTTACCCATATGATCGTGGCCACAAATGAAAAGGGGGCATGCAGCAGAACTTTTAAAGTTCTCATGGCTATTTTGAACGGAAGATGGGTCCTTAATATTGATT GGGTTAAATCATGCATGGAAGCAAAATATCCTGTGGATGAAGAAAATTATGAAGTTGAGCTGGACAATCGTGGTGTTCTTGATGGCCCACGAACTGGAAGACTGAGAACATTAAATAAT GCTCCAAAGCTTTTTGATGGTTTACGGTTCTATTTTCTTGGGGATTTTGTTCCCGCGTACAAGAGCGGTCTTTTAGCCTTAGTTATAGATGGTGGAGGAACCGTTATTGAGAGCTTGGAGCTTATAGCAGCACAAAGAGACAGTCCTGAGATAGTTTCTAGATGTCTTGTTGTGTATAATGCTCAAGATGAAGCGAATACCAGAACCGCAGAAGCCGGTGATTTAGCCAAAGACAATGATGCTCGTGCCATTCCACACACATGGATCTTGGAATCCATTGCCGCACACAGATTGTTGTCTTAA
- the LOC140991838 gene encoding BRCA1-associated RING domain protein 1-like isoform X1 — MSDPRKAAGSLNPLVFNFRKLGLELKCPFCLNLLRKPTLLPCNHIFCNVCIPKSSQFTADCPSCQQQFTDQEIRPAPYVDNFVAIYKNLDAAFSSTLLPMFSADMRTPILISNSAGQLRKELSEIAPKNKHSGTSLEDELDLMKKIETCGVSKDGNCEKFDRKFECRLAPKSDQKSPLHRCPMEKNVANFRSVSEESEMNHAPELTPGSSPSDGGNKYKEDCNTDPGSGNGVFTEKSAAKSCAKDALVTLSGEVDNKTDPMDTFHKKEIKRQKKLYCGSSDEVTRSREYNKDYTVLDVASYMDGSTCAFCHSSKITDGSGPMQHCGDGKEVARGETTLSKVIAAHRKCVEWSPKVYYVGESIKNLESELERAAKLKCSSCGVKGAALGCFAKSCCRSYHVPCAVEIPDCRWNCDEFLMLCPAHKSMKFPSEKSNSRKRERGENQSLSTQRSIEQSFWSLDSLSPSGPQQWVLCGSALSSEEKHMMIKFASIFGAEVSKSWNSNVTHMIVATNEKGACSRTFKVLMAILNGRWVLNIDWVKSCMEAKYPVDEENYEVELDNRGVLDGPRTGRLRTLNNAPKLFDGLRFYFLGDFVPAYKSGLLALVIDGGGTVIESLELIAAQRDSPEIVSRCLVVYNAQDEANTRTAEAGDLAKDNDARAIPHTWILESIAAHRLLS, encoded by the exons ATGTCGGATCCTCGGAAAGCCGCGGGGTCTTTGAATCCGTTGGTTTTTAATTTCCGGAAGCTTGGTCTTGAGCTCAAATGCCCTTTCTG TTTGAATTTGCTGAGGAAGCCGACGTTGCTTCCATGCAATCATATTTTCTGCAA TGTTTGTATCCCCAAGTCTAGCCAGTTCACTGCTGACTGTCCCTCATGCCAGCAACAATTCACGGATCAAG AAATAAGGCCAGCTCCTTACGTGGATAATTTTGTTGCCATTTATAAGAATTTGGATGCTGCTTTCAGCTCTACCTTGTTGCCAATGTTTTCTGCCG ATATGAGAACTCCgattttaatatcaaattctgCAGGCCAATTGAGGAAGGAACTCAGTGAAATTGCTCCAAAAAATAAGCACTCTGGTACTTCGTTGGAAGATGAGCTTgatttgatgaaaaaaattgaaacatgtGGAGTATCAAAGGATGGTAATTGTGAGAAATTTGATAGGAAATTTGAATGTAGACTGGCACCGAAATCAGATCAGAAATCTCCATTGCATCGATGTCCAATGGAGAAAAATGTGGCAAATTTTCGCTCTGTATCTGAAGAATCAGAAATGAATCATGCCCCAGAATTAACTCCAGGAAGCTCACCCTCTGATGGTGGTAACAAATATAAGGAAGATTGCAACACCGATCCAGGCAGTGGAAATGGGGTG TTTACAGAAAAATCTGCAGCCAAGAGTTGTGCCAAAGATGCTCTGGTTACACTTTCTGGTGAAGTGGATAATAAAACTGATCCAATGGACACATTTCATAAAAAGGAAATTAAGAGACAAAAGAAGCTATATTGTGGTTCGTCTGATGAAGTTACTCGGAGTCGTGAGTATAACAAAGATTACACAGTACTTGATGTTGCATCATACATGGATGGAAGCACTTGTGCGTTTTGCCATTCATCTAAGATAACAGAT GGTAGTGGACCTATGCAACATTGTGGAGATGGAAAGGAAGTTGCAAGAGGTGAAACTACTCTTTCTAAGGTCATCGCTGCCCACCGTAAATGCGTAGAATG GTCCCCTAAAGTCTATTATGTTGGAGAATCTATTAAAAATTTGGAATCTGAATTGGAGAGAGCTGCTAAGCTCAAGTGCAGCAGCTGTGGTGTAAAGGGAGCTGCACTTGGGTGCTTTGCAAAATCGTGTTGTAGGAGTTACCATGTTCCATGTGCAGTCGAAATACCAGATTGCAGATGGAATTGT GATGAGTTTTTAATGTTATGCCCAGCTCACAAATCTATGAAATTTccgagtgaaaagtccaactCTAGAAAGCGTGAACGTGGAGAAAACCAATCCTTGTCCACTCAAAG ATCCATTGAACAATCCTTTTGGTCACTTGACTCACTTTCTCCTAGTGGACCTCAACAATGGGTTCTTTGTGGATCTGCTCTGTCCTCTGAAGAGAAG CATATGATGATCAAGTTTGCCTCGATTTTTGGCGCTGAAGTTTCCAAGTCCTGGAATTCAAATGTTACCCATATGATCGTGGCCACAAATGAAAAGGGGGCATGCAGCAGAACTTTTAAAGTTCTCATGGCTATTTTGAACGGAAGATGGGTCCTTAATATTGATT GGGTTAAATCATGCATGGAAGCAAAATATCCTGTGGATGAAGAAAATTATGAAGTTGAGCTGGACAATCGTGGTGTTCTTGATGGCCCACGAACTGGAAGACTGAGAACATTAAATAAT GCTCCAAAGCTTTTTGATGGTTTACGGTTCTATTTTCTTGGGGATTTTGTTCCCGCGTACAAGAGCGGTCTTTTAGCCTTAGTTATAGATGGTGGAGGAACCGTTATTGAGAGCTTGGAGCTTATAGCAGCACAAAGAGACAGTCCTGAGATAGTTTCTAGATGTCTTGTTGTGTATAATGCTCAAGATGAAGCGAATACCAGAACCGCAGAAGCCGGTGATTTAGCCAAAGACAATGATGCTCGTGCCATTCCACACACATGGATCTTGGAATCCATTGCCGCACACAGATTGTTGTCTTAA